The Candidatus Bathyanammoxibius amoris genome includes a window with the following:
- a CDS encoding DUF262 domain-containing protein — protein sequence MNEEIKEQSELEFEQPLEEEIERIELLPSKRRVYTNQGDPEIDSLHGKFKRGKLNIQPDFQRHFVWDVAKSSRLIESAFLDIPLPVIYISEERDGKECVIDGQQRLTAFFSFIDGQFPDGRDSKLTGLKVFTELNKKSFKELDDEMQDKTRYCKIRTITFRKESDPDLKFEIFERLNTGAVSLNDQELRNCIYRGPYNKLLKALSKEKDFMSLLGLKQPDKRMKDVELVLRFAAFYHSTYLNYKPPMRKFLNNDMQQYQGISEAQSTELRNAFKNSITIIKSLLDVHAFKRFYKGNEKDPNGYWEPKKFNASLYDILMYSFVREDKNKVYQNLDSTREALIHLMTNDRELIDSIELSTSSVQAVTKRFDKWRLVLQDIIGIAQKEPRCFSSKLKKELYDSDPTCTICCQKILKADDAAIDHIEQYWTGGKTIPENARLTHRYCNWARPRKG from the coding sequence ATGAATGAAGAGATTAAGGAACAAAGCGAACTCGAATTTGAGCAACCATTAGAGGAAGAAATTGAACGTATAGAACTCCTTCCATCAAAGAGAAGGGTCTATACTAATCAAGGAGACCCTGAAATAGATTCACTTCATGGAAAATTTAAAAGAGGCAAATTAAACATACAACCAGATTTCCAACGTCATTTTGTATGGGATGTAGCGAAATCAAGCAGGCTAATAGAATCAGCATTCTTGGATATACCTCTTCCTGTGATATACATATCCGAAGAAAGAGACGGAAAAGAATGTGTTATTGATGGGCAACAGCGATTGACGGCCTTTTTCTCATTTATAGATGGGCAGTTTCCAGATGGGAGAGATTCTAAGCTTACTGGATTAAAAGTCTTTACAGAACTCAACAAAAAATCGTTTAAAGAGCTAGACGATGAGATGCAAGACAAAACAAGGTATTGTAAGATTCGTACAATAACCTTTAGGAAAGAATCAGATCCCGACTTAAAATTTGAAATATTCGAGAGATTGAATACGGGCGCTGTTTCTTTGAATGACCAAGAATTAAGAAATTGTATTTATAGAGGCCCATATAACAAATTATTAAAGGCACTTTCTAAAGAAAAGGATTTTATGTCTCTTTTAGGACTTAAGCAGCCAGATAAAAGGATGAAAGACGTTGAACTTGTTTTAAGGTTTGCAGCGTTTTATCACTCTACTTACTTAAACTATAAACCACCTATGAGAAAGTTTCTTAACAATGATATGCAACAGTACCAAGGTATATCAGAAGCACAATCTACTGAATTAAGAAATGCATTTAAAAACTCAATCACGATAATAAAATCCTTATTGGATGTTCATGCTTTTAAGAGGTTCTATAAAGGTAATGAAAAAGATCCAAATGGATATTGGGAACCCAAGAAATTCAATGCTTCTTTATACGATATTTTAATGTATTCTTTTGTAAGAGAGGATAAAAACAAAGTTTACCAGAATTTGGACTCAACTCGTGAAGCATTGATACATTTAATGACAAACGATCGAGAACTCATCGATTCCATAGAGCTTTCCACTAGCAGCGTACAAGCGGTAACAAAGCGATTTGATAAGTGGAGACTTGTGTTACAAGATATAATTGGTATTGCACAAAAAGAACCACGCTGCTTTTCGTCAAAATTAAAGAAAGAGTTATACGATAGTGACCCAACTTGTACAATTTGTTGTCAGAAGATTCTAAAGGCCGATGACGCAGCAATAGACCATATAGAGCAGTATTGGACAGGAGGTAAAACTATACCAGAAAATGCAAGATTGACCCATAGATATTGCAATTGGGCAAGACCAAGGAAAGGTTAG
- a CDS encoding exodeoxyribonuclease V subunit gamma: MPERFLILGRAGSGKTTYALEKFYSYIKTAGTGRVIFLLPTYGQAEHLKDVIIRNGPARGFVDNSIFTFSQLAGKILDQEPPGRLISELEKDTLLRDILEKNPPEYLTKGSWEHRGLRHALLRFIKELKEDSLYPADFKARIDMLINKGMLKSPAVKEKYKALAGVYSRFQGAFDRKGLYDEDDVLNAALKRLEGDGSVLNAKETLFVDGFHSFTPVEFRILKVLTQKIPDVYISLALDPETSDSPIFERCRDVYRRLKPLGFKEVVLDGGGRFSSSKTLTHVEKNLFAKNPPEAAAVTGDDLTIIEAANIEDEVEQMARLIYGMVSGGSRRFSDVGIVLRDIEPYYDIIETIFPKYGVPVRLCVKRSLVENPLIQTIMTLARIFTSGWREGEDVRKTLRSHYIKLPCDGSGSSSNYNYNGPGLAAEEVDRLEREAMKRGLMTGSGDWLELARKGSFPGVQKFIEKLMELEKGVSSPKPAKAFRQWFLTLIDECVTLPGVTDPSCKELVKKEAQALGAFLSVLESLTHIFGDKPVAFNVFVEELSYGLSATSYSLNDKRYDVVNVIDALEARQWELPVVFVGGLLEQWFPRQARENLFLKDKERRELRDSTGADLRELQKNTVQEERFLFYIALTRAKEKLVLSYPAMDSRGNRNIPSFFLRGVRKLFRRDSYSGKIFRQRTPSDLIPTPGSVLTRKDLRNFVCYRLNTPYRKGSDKETLHVLARAAYNNGLRAEDSALAEDLKVVLGTPEAGDIGPHRSVIKEIIPVFKATQFRDFAQCPFLHFSRHILRLDALRSLVEEGLNPSLQGNIIHETLYRYYKYKEKDITDTFNNVFTRKTRGIRLGLNELRVKDEMLQALRALVEKDEYYREQLRLEPAYFEESFGDSRVPLLDIDNPYDKDTGTIRIRGRIDRIDVADINGERVGLILDYKYTGYDKGGFTKRRFKEIEEEGVDLQLPVYLMAARGCLNIVPIGAQLYTLKPPPERSGILGSRAKELAPSLTIKGMPCIDEEDMEAFLKHSREHICRHAGDIMSGNKDVSPRNVQRCEDGGCEFLDVCRFEKWSAGKKGK, encoded by the coding sequence ATGCCTGAAAGATTTCTTATTCTTGGCCGAGCGGGAAGCGGTAAGACCACGTATGCGCTGGAGAAATTCTATTCATACATAAAGACCGCCGGCACCGGCAGGGTAATATTCCTCCTCCCCACCTATGGCCAGGCGGAACACCTGAAGGACGTAATCATACGCAACGGCCCTGCCCGCGGCTTCGTTGATAACAGCATCTTCACGTTCTCACAACTTGCTGGAAAAATCCTCGACCAAGAGCCTCCCGGCAGGCTGATTTCCGAACTGGAAAAAGACACGTTACTCAGGGACATACTGGAAAAAAACCCGCCAGAGTATCTGACAAAGGGTTCGTGGGAGCACCGTGGGCTTCGCCATGCGCTCCTGAGGTTCATTAAGGAGTTGAAGGAAGACTCCCTGTATCCCGCCGATTTCAAGGCCCGGATTGATATGCTCATTAACAAGGGCATGTTAAAATCCCCTGCCGTAAAGGAGAAATACAAGGCGCTTGCCGGTGTCTATTCCCGTTTTCAGGGGGCGTTTGACAGGAAAGGTCTCTATGACGAGGACGACGTCCTGAACGCAGCCCTCAAACGCCTTGAAGGAGACGGCTCCGTCCTGAACGCGAAGGAGACACTATTCGTTGACGGTTTCCACAGCTTTACCCCCGTTGAGTTCAGGATACTGAAGGTCCTTACACAGAAAATTCCAGACGTATATATAAGCCTGGCCCTCGACCCGGAGACCTCTGATTCACCTATATTCGAGAGGTGCAGGGACGTATACCGGCGACTGAAACCGCTGGGGTTCAAGGAGGTGGTGCTTGACGGTGGCGGGCGTTTCTCGTCCAGCAAGACGCTTACCCACGTGGAGAAAAATCTTTTCGCCAAGAACCCGCCTGAGGCCGCTGCGGTAACAGGTGACGACCTTACGATAATAGAGGCGGCGAACATAGAGGACGAGGTCGAGCAGATGGCGCGCCTTATATACGGGATGGTCTCCGGGGGTTCCCGGCGCTTCAGTGACGTCGGGATAGTACTTCGGGACATAGAACCATACTATGACATTATCGAGACCATTTTCCCGAAATACGGCGTCCCGGTGCGCCTTTGCGTCAAGAGGTCCCTGGTAGAGAACCCGTTAATCCAGACCATAATGACCCTGGCCCGCATATTCACCTCGGGTTGGAGGGAAGGGGAGGACGTACGCAAGACACTCAGGTCCCATTATATTAAATTGCCCTGCGATGGATCAGGTTCCAGTTCCAATTACAATTACAACGGTCCGGGGCTGGCTGCGGAAGAAGTGGACCGGCTTGAGCGGGAGGCCATGAAGAGGGGGCTTATGACGGGCAGCGGGGATTGGCTGGAGCTGGCCCGGAAAGGTTCCTTTCCGGGCGTGCAGAAATTCATTGAAAAATTGATGGAACTGGAGAAGGGCGTATCCTCACCGAAACCCGCCAAAGCCTTCCGGCAGTGGTTCCTCACGCTTATAGACGAATGCGTCACGCTGCCCGGGGTTACAGACCCGTCGTGTAAGGAGCTGGTCAAGAAAGAAGCTCAGGCGTTGGGGGCGTTTCTGTCCGTCCTTGAGTCCCTGACACATATTTTTGGGGATAAACCCGTTGCGTTCAACGTTTTTGTGGAGGAGTTGTCTTATGGCCTGTCGGCCACATCGTATTCACTCAACGACAAGAGGTATGATGTTGTCAACGTGATAGACGCGCTTGAGGCCCGGCAGTGGGAGCTTCCGGTCGTATTCGTAGGAGGGCTGCTGGAGCAATGGTTTCCCCGGCAGGCCCGTGAGAATTTATTTCTTAAGGATAAAGAACGGCGGGAGCTAAGGGATTCAACGGGCGCAGACCTCAGAGAATTGCAGAAAAACACCGTTCAGGAAGAGCGCTTTCTCTTCTATATCGCTCTCACCCGGGCAAAAGAGAAGCTCGTCCTTTCATATCCTGCCATGGACAGCCGCGGCAACCGTAACATTCCGTCCTTCTTCCTCAGGGGGGTACGGAAGCTTTTCCGCCGTGATAGTTACAGCGGTAAAATCTTCCGGCAGAGGACGCCTTCCGACCTGATCCCGACACCCGGCAGCGTCCTGACGCGGAAAGACCTTCGGAACTTCGTGTGTTACCGCCTGAACACGCCTTACAGGAAGGGCAGCGACAAGGAGACCCTGCACGTGCTGGCGCGCGCGGCATATAACAACGGTCTTCGCGCGGAAGATTCAGCCCTTGCGGAAGACCTCAAGGTGGTCCTGGGCACCCCTGAGGCGGGAGACATAGGGCCGCACCGCAGCGTCATAAAGGAAATCATCCCGGTATTCAAGGCCACCCAGTTCAGGGACTTTGCCCAGTGTCCCTTCCTCCACTTTTCCAGACACATACTGCGGCTGGACGCCCTCAGGTCGCTCGTGGAAGAGGGACTGAACCCCTCCCTTCAGGGCAATATAATCCATGAGACACTTTACAGGTACTACAAATATAAAGAGAAGGACATAACGGACACCTTCAATAACGTCTTTACCAGGAAGACCCGGGGGATTCGACTGGGGCTGAACGAGTTGCGCGTCAAGGACGAGATGCTCCAGGCCTTGAGGGCGCTGGTCGAGAAGGACGAGTATTACCGGGAGCAACTGCGCCTGGAACCGGCGTACTTTGAGGAATCCTTTGGCGACAGCCGTGTACCCTTGCTTGATATTGACAACCCTTACGATAAGGACACGGGTACCATAAGGATAAGGGGGAGAATAGACAGGATTGACGTAGCTGACATAAACGGCGAACGTGTCGGGCTGATTCTCGACTACAAGTATACCGGTTATGACAAGGGCGGTTTTACCAAACGCAGGTTCAAGGAGATTGAGGAAGAAGGTGTGGACCTCCAGCTACCCGTATACCTGATGGCCGCCAGGGGATGTCTCAACATAGTGCCGATAGGGGCGCAGCTGTACACGTTGAAGCCGCCGCCGGAGAGAAGCGGCATACTGGGGTCGCGGGCCAAAGAGCTGGCTCCGTCGCTTACGATAAAAGGAATGCCCTGTATAGATGAAGAGGACATGGAGGCATTCCTGAAACACTCCAGAGAGCACATATGCAGACACGCCGGAGACATCATGTCGGGGAATAAGGACGTATCGCCCAGGAACGTACAGAGATGCGAGGATGGCGGGTGTGAATTCCTGGACGTATGCAGGTTTGAGAAATGGTCGGCAGGGAAGAAGGGGAAATGA
- a CDS encoding UvrD-helicase domain-containing protein — translation MKSKSTTSLTAAQRKGVEFVHSDVCVTAGAGSGKTRVLVERFVHLVVNEKTPIQNVLTITFTEKAANEMKERIAEWFEQEGLVEEFQQVESAYISTIDSFSARLLREYALEADVDPEFTVLDEYESRYLLCNLAETLLSEWGASNRRDFDILLKGLHCQGLGEAAVNIIGKARSTGTAMRDIIEIDVGPGEMKAVLGNISACLDKLKGHIEGNTVSEKTLEKIRAITSKLFPIIGLGGNARGELTVDHINSIDEVLKVHGGLQVSKAVKSDLRELRDELLPELRRLFFERKSVGVKRTLKKFLAELVEKYGEEKRSRSALDFSDLAEKAIQLLRTAPHVRSELRDKFKHILVDEFQDTNKLQKSLIDLLRSHGNLFVVGDARQSIYGFRDADLDVFLQHREEVAGKGGAVIRLDENFRTRPEVIDFINYVFEDVPEGDGRVEHSELIAASHFKKKRGPSVELIMARGETMDVARPLEAAALARRIHDIVEKEEIKITRLNGTDVDTPVSYGDIAILMRATADIKLYERALAELNIPFFVVRGRGLYNTREITDLVNLLKVIDNPLDEIRLAAVLRSPFVGVSDECLFWLAHYGKDKNGDGKEMFYTLSHADEIPEIEPRHRDRLLRFAEHMRVFRDLKGRLSLGALMDAVIDRTDFDTRMLALPSGMQKYANIRKVVELARGLEKKGFSGLNEFFRVVSDLRVMETRESEAPIDVEKSDVVKLMTIHSAKGLEFPVVALADLSRGRRSRTGDLTFSKGVGLGFKTLNPVTGRPETTRSHYRIAEEQEQKDLQEMGRVFYVALTRAEEHLLLSGALCPRDRGGWLKYLVENLGLSMEVEDDIPKSITYGSNGCRLRIITEVGQHKTRRSFKKLPALDRQKLLGGKKLELPPEAPGPVKDAVSLLRAAPEPGGGAGNYVYSTTEIMSFLLCPRLYYLRYNLGVPAIHAAPREEDAGHLREQDEIRRDVLGDVAHMVLERCGVACKETELRESVLQAFNRALIAKPKQAQVDLVTKWVEDFYSSSLGRMVRDSEMVERELPFVFNHKGNPIRGKIDLLFSPDGSGLHLVDYKSSAVIPKEVKGYEFQMRLYSLAVEAIYGRRPREALLFFIAAKEAVPVDISPGAIKRLEDELETFFRARGRDVLAEIKGPHCEWCEYHAYCDAE, via the coding sequence ATGAAGTCAAAATCAACAACTTCTCTAACCGCCGCGCAGAGGAAGGGCGTAGAGTTTGTACACAGTGACGTCTGTGTTACTGCGGGTGCGGGTTCCGGGAAGACACGTGTACTGGTAGAGCGTTTTGTCCATCTTGTAGTCAACGAGAAGACACCTATCCAGAACGTCCTGACCATAACCTTTACGGAAAAGGCCGCTAACGAGATGAAAGAGAGGATAGCGGAGTGGTTTGAGCAGGAAGGTCTGGTGGAAGAGTTCCAGCAGGTAGAGTCCGCTTACATCTCTACAATAGACAGCTTTTCGGCCAGGCTCCTCAGGGAGTACGCGCTTGAGGCAGACGTCGACCCTGAGTTCACCGTCTTGGACGAATACGAGTCCCGGTACCTGCTGTGTAACCTGGCCGAGACGCTCCTCTCGGAATGGGGGGCGTCCAACCGCCGGGACTTTGACATCCTCCTCAAGGGCCTCCACTGCCAGGGTCTTGGGGAGGCTGCCGTCAATATTATCGGTAAGGCGCGAAGCACCGGCACCGCCATGCGGGACATAATTGAGATAGACGTCGGGCCCGGGGAGATGAAGGCCGTGCTGGGAAATATATCCGCATGTCTGGATAAGCTGAAGGGGCATATTGAGGGCAATACGGTTTCTGAAAAAACCCTGGAAAAGATTAGAGCAATCACTTCCAAGCTGTTCCCGATTATTGGTCTTGGCGGCAACGCACGCGGGGAACTGACGGTGGACCATATAAACAGTATCGACGAGGTGCTAAAAGTGCACGGGGGGCTTCAGGTGTCGAAGGCCGTAAAGAGCGACCTCAGGGAACTGCGGGATGAATTGTTGCCGGAACTTCGCAGGCTGTTTTTTGAGCGGAAGTCTGTGGGTGTGAAACGTACCCTAAAAAAGTTTCTGGCGGAACTGGTGGAGAAATACGGGGAGGAGAAACGTTCCCGCAGCGCGCTGGATTTCTCCGACCTGGCGGAGAAGGCGATTCAGCTCTTGAGAACCGCCCCGCACGTGAGGTCGGAGCTCAGGGACAAATTCAAACACATACTTGTAGACGAATTTCAGGACACCAATAAACTGCAAAAATCCCTTATAGACCTGCTCAGGTCGCACGGTAACCTGTTTGTGGTGGGAGACGCGCGGCAGTCAATCTACGGGTTCAGAGACGCTGACCTGGACGTGTTTCTCCAGCATAGAGAAGAGGTTGCAGGGAAAGGCGGAGCCGTTATCCGGCTGGACGAGAATTTCAGGACCAGACCGGAGGTGATTGATTTTATTAATTACGTCTTTGAAGACGTTCCAGAGGGTGACGGACGCGTAGAACATTCTGAACTTATTGCGGCCTCGCACTTCAAAAAAAAGAGGGGTCCCTCAGTGGAATTGATTATGGCCAGGGGGGAGACCATGGACGTGGCCCGGCCGCTGGAGGCCGCCGCACTTGCCAGGCGTATACACGATATAGTCGAAAAAGAAGAAATCAAGATTACCCGGCTGAACGGGACTGATGTTGACACCCCCGTGTCTTACGGTGACATCGCCATCCTCATGCGCGCCACGGCAGATATAAAGTTATACGAACGGGCCCTGGCGGAACTGAACATACCCTTCTTTGTCGTCAGGGGAAGGGGTCTCTATAACACCAGGGAGATAACGGACCTGGTGAACTTACTGAAGGTGATTGACAACCCGCTGGACGAGATAAGGCTTGCGGCGGTGTTGCGTTCACCGTTTGTTGGTGTTAGCGATGAGTGCCTGTTCTGGCTGGCACACTACGGCAAGGACAAAAACGGCGACGGGAAGGAGATGTTTTATACCCTGAGTCACGCGGATGAAATACCGGAGATAGAGCCGCGCCACAGGGATCGGCTCCTGAGATTTGCGGAGCATATGAGGGTATTCCGGGACCTCAAGGGGAGGCTGTCGCTGGGCGCCCTCATGGACGCCGTAATAGACAGGACTGATTTTGACACCCGGATGCTGGCGCTGCCGTCAGGGATGCAAAAATATGCGAACATACGTAAGGTGGTGGAACTGGCCAGGGGTCTCGAGAAGAAAGGTTTTTCCGGGCTTAATGAATTCTTCAGGGTCGTCTCCGACCTGAGGGTCATGGAGACGAGAGAGTCTGAGGCGCCCATCGACGTGGAGAAAAGTGACGTGGTGAAGTTGATGACCATACACTCTGCAAAGGGGCTTGAATTCCCCGTGGTCGCCCTGGCGGACCTGAGCAGGGGAAGACGCAGCCGGACTGGTGACCTGACGTTCTCAAAAGGGGTTGGCCTGGGGTTCAAGACGCTTAACCCTGTCACCGGGAGGCCTGAAACTACCCGCAGCCATTACCGGATAGCGGAGGAACAGGAGCAGAAGGACCTGCAGGAAATGGGGCGTGTCTTCTACGTTGCCCTGACCCGCGCGGAGGAACATCTCCTCCTCAGCGGGGCGCTGTGTCCCCGCGACAGGGGTGGATGGTTAAAGTATCTGGTGGAAAACCTGGGTCTGTCAATGGAGGTTGAGGATGATATACCGAAGTCAATTACGTACGGGAGCAACGGCTGCAGGCTCCGGATAATTACGGAGGTTGGCCAGCACAAGACACGCCGGTCATTTAAGAAACTACCGGCGCTCGACAGGCAAAAGCTCCTGGGCGGCAAGAAGCTTGAGCTTCCACCGGAGGCCCCCGGGCCCGTGAAGGACGCCGTGTCCCTCTTAAGAGCCGCTCCTGAGCCTGGAGGCGGGGCGGGGAATTACGTGTATTCCACTACCGAGATTATGTCGTTTCTCTTGTGCCCCAGATTATATTATCTCAGGTATAACCTGGGAGTTCCCGCCATACACGCCGCGCCGAGGGAGGAGGATGCCGGTCACTTGAGAGAGCAGGACGAAATCAGGAGGGACGTCCTGGGCGACGTCGCGCACATGGTACTGGAAAGATGTGGGGTTGCTTGCAAGGAAACGGAACTGCGGGAATCCGTTTTGCAGGCCTTTAACAGGGCGTTGATTGCAAAGCCAAAACAGGCACAGGTTGACCTGGTTACAAAATGGGTTGAGGATTTCTACTCCAGCTCTCTGGGACGTATGGTGAGGGATTCAGAAATGGTGGAGCGGGAACTGCCCTTTGTCTTTAACCACAAGGGGAATCCCATCCGGGGGAAGATAGACCTCCTGTTCTCCCCGGACGGTTCAGGCCTGCATCTGGTAGATTACAAGTCTTCCGCCGTTATACCGAAGGAGGTGAAGGGTTACGAGTTTCAGATGCGGCTGTACAGCCTGGCGGTAGAGGCGATTTACGGGCGGAGGCCGCGCGAGGCCCTCCTGTTCTTTATTGCCGCGAAGGAGGCGGTGCCAGTAGATATCTCACCCGGTGCGATAAAACGTCTTGAGGACGAACTGGAGACCTTTTTCAGGGCACGGGGGAGAGACGTCCTTGCGGAGATAAAAGGCCCGCATTGCGAGTGGTGTGAATACCACGCATACTGTGACGCTGAATGA
- a CDS encoding glycosyltransferase has protein sequence MHASVILSTYNRARYLELSILGYMRQTHRDFELIITDDGSTDDTGAVVQKYKALAPFPIKYLWQENKGFRLAKIRNEGIKASRYDYIIFSDGDCIPKANFIQTHISNSGDNYFLGGGHVRLSKNYSDNLMPEAVSSGEFENQLTDDVLSGLKWKQRKNIFYMLVAKKRRPKFLGLNFSAPKKILYEVNGFDENFVGWGQEDGDMRERLKKLGKKPKSILTQAIVFHLYHKPHSTKADKPNFSYSRRRNIPVRCTHGIEKP, from the coding sequence ATGCACGCAAGTGTAATACTTAGTACATACAACAGGGCAAGGTATCTGGAGCTGAGCATCCTTGGATACATGAGACAGACCCACAGGGACTTTGAGCTCATTATCACCGATGATGGCTCCACGGACGATACCGGCGCGGTCGTTCAGAAATACAAGGCACTGGCGCCTTTCCCCATAAAATACCTGTGGCAGGAGAATAAGGGCTTCAGGCTGGCCAAGATACGTAATGAAGGGATAAAGGCCAGTCGATACGACTATATAATATTCTCCGACGGTGATTGCATACCCAAGGCCAATTTTATTCAGACCCACATCTCAAATTCCGGTGATAATTACTTCCTCGGGGGTGGCCATGTGCGGCTTTCAAAAAACTACAGCGATAACCTCATGCCCGAAGCTGTCTCCAGCGGCGAGTTCGAGAACCAGCTGACTGACGACGTACTATCCGGACTGAAGTGGAAACAGCGGAAGAATATTTTCTACATGCTGGTGGCGAAGAAGAGAAGACCCAAGTTCCTGGGGCTGAATTTCTCAGCGCCAAAAAAAATACTCTATGAGGTCAACGGGTTTGATGAAAACTTTGTTGGCTGGGGGCAGGAAGACGGCGACATGAGGGAAAGGCTGAAAAAGCTTGGTAAGAAACCAAAGTCCATCCTGACCCAGGCCATAGTCTTTCACCTGTACCATAAGCCGCATTCGACAAAGGCCGATAAGCCAAACTTCTCATACTCCAGACGCAGGAACATCCCGGTACGCTGTACACACGGTATTGAGAAGCCTTAA
- a CDS encoding methyltransferase domain-containing protein, whose translation MENFLKQIICCPDCSGELLSLDNALRCEKCSITFPAEEDIQILFSKKMQQESTYKVYLEEYEKIEKETVESYLTDRSYINMTPWEKAKHLILGGSSSLKARRNATRGQMVALSFCQFIGPTEGLTILDIGCREGLVLSFLMGGGNKVGLDISPFHLKYIKKKGNSGVAGFAERLPFKDNSFDLVISSHVLEHVLRPEAMTAEIERVMRPTGKAVIEVPFGETDESLSRIDEDTNRIVMKYPSGSHKKRRTALHLRNFEDEKDLEVLFPHLKLTRKRFHFYKLKRNVPWWVKFSLRPTNRLSVDSLKSYFPSVFSPRNIITEFISKE comes from the coding sequence ATGGAAAACTTTCTTAAACAGATAATCTGTTGCCCTGATTGCAGTGGCGAATTGCTCTCTCTCGACAACGCCCTAAGATGCGAGAAATGCAGTATCACCTTTCCTGCAGAAGAGGACATACAAATACTCTTTTCAAAGAAAATGCAACAGGAATCTACATATAAGGTTTACCTGGAGGAATATGAAAAAATTGAAAAAGAAACGGTGGAGAGTTACCTTACCGACAGAAGCTACATAAACATGACTCCATGGGAAAAAGCTAAACACCTTATCCTTGGTGGTTCCTCTAGCCTGAAAGCGAGGAGAAACGCAACGCGGGGGCAAATGGTGGCCTTGTCTTTTTGCCAATTCATCGGGCCTACAGAGGGCCTGACAATCTTGGACATTGGTTGCCGAGAAGGTCTTGTTTTGAGCTTCCTTATGGGGGGAGGTAACAAGGTTGGGCTTGACATCTCACCCTTCCATCTAAAATATATCAAAAAGAAGGGGAATAGTGGTGTCGCTGGATTTGCAGAAAGATTGCCTTTTAAGGATAATTCCTTTGATCTAGTGATAAGTTCGCATGTCCTTGAGCACGTGTTACGCCCAGAGGCGATGACCGCTGAAATAGAGAGGGTTATGAGGCCAACGGGTAAGGCTGTCATTGAGGTACCTTTCGGCGAAACCGATGAATCTCTCTCTAGGATAGACGAGGACACAAATAGGATCGTCATGAAATACCCCTCTGGCAGCCACAAGAAGAGACGCACGGCTTTGCATTTAAGAAACTTTGAAGATGAGAAGGATTTAGAGGTGCTGTTCCCACACTTAAAACTAACAAGAAAACGATTTCACTTTTACAAACTGAAAAGAAATGTTCCCTGGTGGGTAAAATTTTCGTTGCGTCCCACAAACAGACTATCGGTAGACTCTCTTAAAAGCTACTTTCCCTCCGTATTCTCACCAAGAAATATTATCACAGAGTTTATCTCTAAGGAATAG
- a CDS encoding glycosyltransferase family 4 protein, translating to MKVIYVLSHSYVGDDYDKDISKLGSIIHTYAYKLRNFTNRYQVECWWTEKRISSPISEQADGITFRAFPALSYKFPYRYISFSMLRALRLETRRGPVLIFIHGLRGKWTSLIPLFIRNVPIVIQQHGERTGYRGSRLRKRPWLIPLSMLENMAFRKTDHFFLLFQRAREGMKKYVPPERLSVITCGVDFDVFRPMDKTAAREELGLDTEKRYVLFVGRINERKGARYLIEAMPAVLDEYPATELLLAGPARRERTVADLGELVKSKGIEGSVHFLGPVPNKRLPLFYNASDVFVLPSMTEGLGLVLIEAAACNCPIIGTEVGGIVDLMKAVKKGIMVPPGSSAELADAVKEVLERPDQYNSGLREAVRQYSWDSIFERTVNVFEQLRKSYFPDESPREGTQA from the coding sequence ATGAAAGTCATATACGTCCTCAGCCATTCCTACGTGGGAGATGACTATGACAAAGACATCTCCAAACTAGGCTCGATTATCCACACCTACGCGTACAAACTCAGGAATTTCACGAACCGCTACCAGGTAGAGTGCTGGTGGACGGAGAAGAGGATATCCTCGCCAATCTCCGAACAGGCGGACGGCATCACCTTCAGGGCCTTCCCGGCCTTATCATACAAATTTCCATACAGGTACATCTCTTTTTCTATGCTGAGGGCGTTACGGCTGGAGACCAGGAGAGGACCTGTGTTGATTTTTATCCATGGACTCAGGGGGAAGTGGACCTCGCTTATACCGCTGTTTATAAGAAACGTGCCAATAGTAATCCAGCAGCACGGTGAGAGAACAGGCTACAGGGGGTCTCGCTTGAGGAAGAGGCCGTGGTTGATTCCACTCTCAATGCTGGAGAATATGGCCTTCAGGAAGACAGACCACTTCTTTCTCTTGTTCCAGCGCGCCAGAGAAGGTATGAAGAAATATGTACCCCCTGAGAGACTGAGCGTTATTACATGCGGTGTAGATTTTGATGTCTTCAGGCCGATGGATAAAACGGCGGCACGGGAGGAGCTGGGTCTGGATACGGAGAAGCGTTACGTCCTCTTTGTGGGCAGGATAAACGAGCGAAAGGGGGCCAGGTATCTGATAGAGGCGATGCCTGCCGTACTGGACGAGTATCCGGCGACAGAACTGCTTCTGGCAGGCCCGGCGCGCAGGGAAAGGACCGTTGCCGATTTAGGGGAGCTGGTAAAGTCGAAGGGCATAGAGGGCAGTGTCCATTTTCTTGGGCCAGTCCCCAACAAAAGGCTTCCGCTGTTTTACAACGCTTCCGACGTCTTTGTGCTGCCCAGCATGACCGAGGGGCTGGGGCTGGTTTTGATAGAAGCGGCAGCTTGCAACTGTCCCATTATCGGCACAGAGGTGGGTGGGATAGTCGACCTTATGAAGGCTGTAAAGAAGGGTATAATGGTGCCTCCCGGGTCATCCGCTGAGCTTGCAGATGCCGTAAAGGAGGTGCTTGAACGGCCGGACCAATACAATAGCGGCTTGAGGGAGGCCGTGCGCCAATATAGTTGGGACAGCATTTTTGAGAGGACGGTTAATGTCTTTGAGCAGTTGAGAAAGAGCTATTTTCCTGATGAAAGCCCTCGGGAAGGGACCCAGGCATGA